The DNA region TGATGCCATCATCTCGGCTTGGGAGAAAAGCAAGAGCAACCCAGTCCGAGGGACTCAAGCTTGGTTGCTGGGGATGGGGATATCTTTGGGGTTAACCCTGAAACTGACGGACTACTATGATCAGCGTACAGCATCTGTCCTCAACACCAACCCTTATCAGATTATTAATGAGATTGATGGAATCGGATTTAAGATAGCTGACAGTTTAGCGCTAAAGTTGGGGATGCCTCCTGATAGTCCTCTGCGCTATGAGCAAGGGATCATTCAAACTTTACAAGATGCCAGAAATCAGGGGCATTGTTTTCTCCCCAGCTCCGAACTTATTGAAGCAGCACTAGGGTTATTGAGTTGTCCCGGACATACACCGAATCCCCGGTTACTTAATCAGGTATTAGAGAATGCGCTCACCCAAAAAATTGTAGTGGAGGGACGGTTATCAGAGTCGCTCTATTTAAAACCAATTTATCGGGCGGAGGTTAATGTTGCCCAATTGATTCTGTATTTTGCCTCTCGGAGCCAACTGCCTATCGAACCGTTAAAGGAGTGGTTACAAAAACTAGAAGCAGTAGAATGGCGAGAGTCTGATCTGCTGGCTCCAGAACAGCGACAGGCACTGTTAAAGTCTTATGCCCAACCAATTAGCATTATTACGGGGGGTGCTGGGCGAGGGAAAACGCATATTTTGAAGTATTTGATCAATTGGCTAACGGAGTGTAGATTCAAGGTGGCTTTAGCTGCACCCACAGGAAAAGCGGCGACAAGAATGAAGAACGCCACCGGGTTAGATGCCCAAACGATTCATCGTCTCCTTCAGTGGCGAGGGTATGGTCAAAAGTTTGAGTTTAATCAGGATAACCCCTTGCCGATTGACTGGTTAATTATCGACGAATTTAGTATGGTCGATATTTTCCTGTTTAATTCTCTCTTAAAAGCCTTAGAACCCCATACGAGAATCGTATTGGTTGGGGATCATAATCAGCTTCCGAGTGTGGGCGCGGGAATGGTGCTGCGCGACTTACTGATATCTGAAGTTGTACCCTGTTCTCGCCTGAAAAAGATTTACCGCCAACCGGAAGAAAGTCCGATTATCTATGCCGCAGAAGATGTCATTCGTGGCGTAGTTCCTAATTTGCAGCGGTTTAACTCTCCTCTCCAATGGCAAGAGGTTTCCGATTGCGCCCTGCTGTGTCGCCACACCCCGGAAGCAATTGCTGATACCATTGTCGAGCTAGTGGCACAGATGCAGCGTGATCAGGTTAACTTAAAAGATCAGGTAATGGTTCTTGCTCCCCAAAAGAAAGGGGTGGTTGGGGTTCAAGCCTTAAATAAACGATTGCAGCCTCTATTTAACCCAAAACAACCGGAACAGCCAGAAGTGGAAACGGGGGAGGTGGTGTATCGAGTTGGCGATCGCGTGATTCAATTGAAGAATAGATATGATACAATCCCGGCGGTGATGAATGGCGAAGGGGGTTGGGTAATTGAGGTTCATCCTAAATCCCAGCCAGAACGGGTTAAGGTTGCATTTGAAGGCGGCGCGGTTGTTGATTATGTCCCCGGCATTTTTGAGCAGATTATGCATTCGTTTTGCCTAACGTGTCATAAGGCTCAAGGTAGTGAATTTCAGTATGTCATTATGCCTCTGTCGCCTTCAAACCACCGGATGCTTTCTCGTCAACTTCTCTACACCACAATGACTCGTGCCAGCTACGGTGGATTTATCGCCGTTGGTAGACCAGAAACCTTAAAGTTTGCCGTCAGTGTCGATAAACCAATGCGCCGATATACTCAGTTGCCTTTATTATTATCTGAGTCTGAGCAAACTTTAATTGATGCACTTAATCAGGTGAGAACGATGCAGGTTCCAGCATCGCCCAATCAACAATTTGTTAGCGTGGCGATGCGACTCCGTGAACTCAACATTGATGCGACTAAAGGGCAAAAGACTTCGATTGGCTCGTTGGCGCTCCAGCTTTATCAATCCCATTATAATCGCCGTCCCTCCAAGCGCCCAGAAGTGATAGAATCTGGACAAAAGTTTAAAACCTATCATTATGAAAATGAAGCGATTGAACTGCTGGATCGGGCAATTATGACTATTATAGAAGGCGATCGTCATTAACTGTAGTTGCACCATTGAGTTGTTGACATGGGTAGCGAGCAAGATGCAAAGCCTGCGGCATGGCTTCGCTTAACGCATTACAACGATTTTGCAGTTGTTGATATTAAGGTTTTAAATTGAAAGACCCAATTTTACACCAAGAACAACGTGAACAACCAGCAGAATCATAATTGTACTCCCCAAATAAGCATGAGCAGTACGAAACGATTCCTTCTTATCACCCCCAAAACCAAACGTCATCAGCGCGTTAATTCCTAACAAAATGACAGCAGAAGAACCTGTCCAAAAATGCGGACTTTCAAAAATAGGTTTATGCTGCATCACAAGGGAAAGAACTCCTCCGGTATACCCCAGCGCAATAAACAAGTACATCAACGGTGCAAGCTGACGGTGAGATGCACGACTTTTCGCCGCCACTTCCCCATCCTTCGTCAACCGACTACGCCATCCCATATAGGCGACAAAACTACCAAGAACAAATATCACGATTCCCATCATGACAGGATGTCCCCAGTGAACAATCGGTTCAGGAACGCCTAACGTGCGAAACCACGCCGCGATAGGTTCTAGGACTTGACTCAGTTGTTCTCCCATCGGTTTAAATTCATCTTTCGTTACATCTATCTATTTTGACACGTTTTGTGCTTTAAGCAACTTCAATGATTTGCACAAAACCTGAGACATAAGACGAATGACATAAGACATAAGACAAATCAGATAATCAGCCAAACCGCCAATCCCCAGAAGGGAACATATCGCAGCCAGCGCCCCCTTTTATTAGAGGGAATGACGGCGGTTAACAGTACACCCTGGAAAATGGAAAACAGCACCAAATCAACACAAAATGCGATAGTTACGCGGTTACTCATTAGCAGTTCTCTAAAATACTGCGCCCTCTGTGCTAAATCTCCAAACTCCGGTCTTCCGACAAAACCCCATACAATAGCTAGAGTACCCACAATCAGTCCTATCCATCCGAAAAGACGAGCTAGCCAGCTTTTTTCAGGTTCATCCTTGTCTTGAGGAGGGGGAACGGTATAACGCAGCGCCATATAAGGCGTAAGAATCACATTCGTCAGGAACATTGCCACACTCCACATCA from Coleofasciculus chthonoplastes PCC 7420 includes:
- the recD2 gene encoding SF1B family DNA helicase RecD2, with protein sequence MPMAFPTDNSDQLPSLEQAEIEQYLASGIFHGIGKKTAALLAAYFGSDTLEVLEFLPQRLKLIPGLSQYRIDAIISAWEKSKSNPVRGTQAWLLGMGISLGLTLKLTDYYDQRTASVLNTNPYQIINEIDGIGFKIADSLALKLGMPPDSPLRYEQGIIQTLQDARNQGHCFLPSSELIEAALGLLSCPGHTPNPRLLNQVLENALTQKIVVEGRLSESLYLKPIYRAEVNVAQLILYFASRSQLPIEPLKEWLQKLEAVEWRESDLLAPEQRQALLKSYAQPISIITGGAGRGKTHILKYLINWLTECRFKVALAAPTGKAATRMKNATGLDAQTIHRLLQWRGYGQKFEFNQDNPLPIDWLIIDEFSMVDIFLFNSLLKALEPHTRIVLVGDHNQLPSVGAGMVLRDLLISEVVPCSRLKKIYRQPEESPIIYAAEDVIRGVVPNLQRFNSPLQWQEVSDCALLCRHTPEAIADTIVELVAQMQRDQVNLKDQVMVLAPQKKGVVGVQALNKRLQPLFNPKQPEQPEVETGEVVYRVGDRVIQLKNRYDTIPAVMNGEGGWVIEVHPKSQPERVKVAFEGGAVVDYVPGIFEQIMHSFCLTCHKAQGSEFQYVIMPLSPSNHRMLSRQLLYTTMTRASYGGFIAVGRPETLKFAVSVDKPMRRYTQLPLLLSESEQTLIDALNQVRTMQVPASPNQQFVSVAMRLRELNIDATKGQKTSIGSLALQLYQSHYNRRPSKRPEVIESGQKFKTYHYENEAIELLDRAIMTIIEGDRH
- a CDS encoding DUF4079 domain-containing protein — protein: MGEQLSQVLEPIAAWFRTLGVPEPIVHWGHPVMMGIVIFVLGSFVAYMGWRSRLTKDGEVAAKSRASHRQLAPLMYLFIALGYTGGVLSLVMQHKPIFESPHFWTGSSAVILLGINALMTFGFGGDKKESFRTAHAYLGSTIMILLVVHVVLGVKLGLSI